CCACGCCAAGGAGCATTTTTTGCAAGATAACGCCCAATCATGCCCAGGGGGCGGTGAAGGGACGTTATTGGGCATGATtgggcaatttttttttttttaaaaacatcccACTACTACGCATGGTGTTATTGAAGATGCTCTATCTATGAAGATGCTCTACCAATTGATATACATACTATATGGTTGAATAGTTGACAATGAATCTTTCCTAAAATGCTTTGAAATACAGAAATAGTGAATTGACACTCTTATCCTAACAAATTATTACCCAGACAGTGTACATCAATAAGAATTTTTTCCAAGGCTATGATTGTGACAATCATGATGCTTCACTAAACTTTGAACACAATTTTAGAGGCTGTGAGCCTGTGATAAAAGTGATGCACCAATATTGATTTTTCCGATTGATATCGGATATCACACGTGTGCATGAACTggtatatatttaaaaaaaaaattatctcaCCACACAAATAAAATGAGCATTGTTAGCATATTTATCCTTTTAAAACGTTTACACCTTTAACTATCTACTATATAGAATCTTTATATCAAATGATTTCATCTTTAGCAAATACTTTCGTTTTAATAAAATTATTATGTTTGTCGTAGAAATAGATGCGTGGAAGCTACTTGTTAAGGTGAATGTTTCACTGATTGATGAACGAAGATGATAGAAATACAGGGGAGAGCGGTGATTagtattttattttctttaaatatAAGGGTAAAATGTTCATAACATGATGTTATAATTTGACAAACAATAATGATGAAATCCGTAGTTTTATAAGAAGAAATACGAAATTCTTATAAATTTCTTACTACATCTGAATTCGAGTTATTTTTGGCTTTAGATTAAATATGACTTTTTAACCAGCTTACAAGTAATCTAAACTAATCAAAACACAAATCAAATAAACAAATGGGTCAAGATAATGGACCTAAAACCAACAACATTCATGATAGTATTTCACAACAACAAAGAGGACTTCCCTACATACAATGAAAAAGATTTGTGTACTTTTGACCCACTAAGTAAGTGTCTAAACTTATTCCAGATTATCCCAAGCAACAACAATCATACTATTAACATATCAATCAAGGAGTAAGCAAACATGGCTGAGATTTTGGCTGAGGTGGATTAGTTAACATGTGGACGACTTCCCTCATCGTAGGCCGAGCCGAGCTCTCATCTTCAACACAAATCATCGCGATTTTGAACAAGTTTATAACACTAGTCAACGTGTACCCTTTGAGCCTCGAATCCAACACCGCTAGCACTGCCGCAGCATCAGACGGCTCAGAGTGCTCTGATATGGTCTCCCGGACCCACCTCACTATGTCCACCCCATCACCAAACTCCCCAACCGGCTTCTTTCCAGCTATCAGTTCTAGAAGCACGACTCCAAAACTATACACATCACTCTTCTCATCCACCTTCAACGTGTATGCATATTCTGTTGTACCAACATAACAACAATGTAATTATATATTCGGGTTAAACGTAAAATACAACAGTAGTTAACAGTAACGTGCATTAAAAGCTTGTACCTGGGGCGATGTACCCATAGGATCCAGCAATGGAAGACATGCATTCGGACGCACCAGTGTCCCTTAGAAACTTAGCAAGCCCGAAATCCGCAACATGAGCTTCATAATCAGAATCCAACAAAATATTATTCGACTTCACATCTCGGTGTAAGATCATCGGCGAGCAATCATAGTGAAGGTAACACAACCCCTTCGCGGCCTCCCCCGCGATCTTATACCTCGTATCCCACCCCAAGTACGCCCCTTTCGACCCATGCAAAATCTCACCTAAGCTCCCATGCGACATATACTCGTAAATCAACAACTTATTATCGCGATTCGACACATATCCAAGCAACCTAACAATATTCCTGTGCCTAATCTTCCCCAAAGTCTGAATCTCCGCATCAAAACCATGATTCCGCCCGATCAACCGCTTAATCGCGACGTCAACACCGTTCGCCATCGATCCACGGTACACTATTCCGGCACCGCCTTTACCGATTATGTTCTCATCCTTCAAACACTCTAACACATCCTCAACTTTCAGATCTGACCGTTGAAACGTAGTTAGCTTCCACATTTTCGATCTCTCAATCCGTTTGTTCTTAATTTTAACAAATGTAAGTACAAGTAACGTAACAATCGTGATTATCGCAATAATCATTATCATAATCCTCGATGTTGAAATCGTATGGTTCTCGTTTCCAGATCTAGAGATTACCGGACAGTGAGAAGCTTCCGGTAAACATAGGTTAGGGTTACCTGCGAAGATCGTATCACTAAAATCCTTCAACTGTCCGTCAACCGGAACTTTACCGGAAAACCGATTGTACGATAGATCTAACACCGTTAAACTGTTCATATGACCTAACTTTCTCGGAATCTCACCGATAAATTGATTCCGAGACAGATTCAAAATATTCAAATCAAACAAATTCAAAATGGCTCTCGGAAAGTCACCGGAAAATTTATTCCGGCTGAAATCGAGTGACGTAAGCTGCACGCAAGTTGAAAAAGCCGGAATCTCACCGGTTAGATCGTTATCACTAACGTTGAGCTTATACAACTTTTTTAACCGGAATATTTCTGGCGGAATTTCTCCGGCGAGGTTGTTTGATTGGAGAGTGAGAGTTGTGAGATTTGTTAGGTTGTTGAAAGATGAAGGAATATTGCCGGTGAGGAAGTTGTTGGAGATTGAAATGCTTTGGAGAGAGTGGCTGGACATTGTTTGAGGAAGTTCGCCGGTGAGGTAGTTGTCGTCGAGCTCGAGCATCGTGAGGTTCGGTAAAGTGAAGAGGCCGGCGGGAATGGTGCCGTTGATGAAGTTTTTGGTGATTCGGATCTTGGTTAGGGAGTTGCATGACCCGAGTTGGTCTGGTAGGGGTCCGAAGAAGTAGTTTTCCATTAGGACTAGCATTCGTAACTTGCCTGTGATCAACGCCAACAGTCGTTAGCTAAgattctttttttttaacttttcgaatatttatattattaattaGGTATTTAAATTTGCTTTATACATTATTAACGCATGTTTTTATAACCAGGcaagttaaaaaagaaaaagataacGCTATAAATGTGTTAAACATAAGAAAAAagaatatgtatatgtatatgtgtcaTGTTTTAAGAATATGAAATATGACATAAACCATTGAGCTTCAAGTAGTAAATAAGTTAGAAAATGACCAACTAGTCAAGTTAGACCACTATGGAAAAATCACGAACTACTCAAGTTAGACAACTATTTACACCAAAATAGCCATTTAAGTTTTAGCAAGCCCAAAAAGCGTGTGCTAAGCTTATGGCGACATCCAAAACTGAGGGCTAAGACATCAAAAACGCGAGTCAAGCCTTAGTTGACGGCCAAAAGCAGGGGCTATGTCTTAGCCGTCACAACCAACGAAGCTTCTTTGACAGAAACTGATTGGCTGAAATCGTTAATGTCTATTTGCCAAAAGCAAGTTCAATAActattttggtaaaaaaaaaaaaaaatggctATCTTGGCTAGTTTTGTGATTTTCCCCTTTAAATATCCTTTACGGGATCACTTATGTAGCCGGTTTCTATTCGACCAGATTCTAAAAATTTGCTTTTAACTACATAACAAGTATTGTGTATGAATATGCATGTAAGCATGgatatatattttgtaaaaggATAAAAGTTGTAGCTTCTTTTTAGATCCTTTAGATTCATAAATATATTTACCAAGAACTTAATAATCAtcgttttatatatataaaaaaaaacgtgtagtaaaaatatgaaaatttaTAGTAGTATGAACCAAAACTAACCTCCTTTGCACAAATCTTTGGGAATAGGTCCAGTAAGATGGTTCCCAGTAACATCAAGCATAAGCAACCTCCCACTCCCCCCAAGATTCGCCGGCAACTCCAGCGTAAAATTATTCTTCCAAATATGCAACACCTCAAGATTCGGCAAATCACCAATAAACGACGGAAGCGGTCCAGCAAGCCGGTTATGAAACAAACTAATCAACGTCAAATTCCTCAACTCACCAAAACTCTCCGGTATCCCCCCACTCAAATTATTATTCGACAAATCAAGCGACATCAAACTTATCAATCCAGACAGTTCACCCGGTATCTCACCGCTTAAATTGTTCCACTGAAGAAACAGTGTATGCATCATCTTTAAACCACCTAAACTCGCTGGGATTGTTCCGGTGAGGTTGCAACTCGAAAGGTCTAACAACTTTAACGATTTTAACTCTCCGAATTGCTCGGGTATTCCTCCGGTGTACGCGTTGTAATACCCGAGCCAAAGATATTCGAGAGTCGACACACGCGATAAATTTGCTGGAATGGTTCCAGAAAGCGAGTTTCCTTGTAAACCTAACCTTTTTAAGCTTTGAAAACTTGAATAACTTTCTGGAATGTCACCACTGAAGAAATTACCACCGAGATAAAGCACTTTCAGATTTTTCAACTTCACAAACTCCACCGGTAATTCACCAGTGAAGTTATTGTTATACACATCAAACGCTTCCAGATCAGTCATCCCGGCGACTATTTCCCCCGGAAACTCTCCGGTGAACGAGTTTGTTGAGATGTTAACGAATTTTAACGATGTTAAATTCGCCATCTGAAGCGGTAACTCACCGGTGAGATTATCGGAAACGAGAGTGAGATTAACGAGTTTGTTTAATATTCCGATCTCCGGTGGGATGGTGCCGTACATGGGGACGTAGGAGACGGTTAAGGCGGTTACGCGGAGGTTTTCGTCGCATGAGATTCCGGTGAAGGAGCAATGTGAGGTGCCGGTTTGCCAGTCGGATAAGGCGGTGCTGTTTGGTGCCACCATTGATGCTTTGAGCTTCATGAGAGCGTCGAAGTCTGGGTTTGCAGTTGTGAAGGTGAAAGAGACGAAGAGGATGACGTGAAGGAGGATGAGAAGGGGTTTTGtcatttttgttttgtttggtgGGAGAATGCAGAGAGGAAATGATGGTGGTGTACGGTTATATAGGCTGAACCTgtaggggttttttttttttttttttgaacagcacCTGTAGGGGTTATTATGGTAATATGGTGGATGTGAGAGAGTtgtgtattttttttatattggAATGGAATATTGAAAGTAAGAATATTAGGTTTGTTACTCATATTCACACGTTTAAGGTATATAAGTATTTTTTGTAAATACaaattaggggctgtttggtagcatctgaatggtcattaagaggctacttcttaatggaaccattaagaattttaccaatgagaaggtagaaaaaTGTGacgtgatgatttaccattcagaggttacctcttaaccattcagacttgaggttacctcttattcattccgaggttttaaaccattaagagttAGCATCTGAAtagtcattaagaggctaccaaacagccccttaatgaCAAAGGCATTTAGATTTCATATCGAGATATATGAGTTATGAGTTAATATATATGTTAGTGTTATAATATACATGAACAATACAATAATATTGTTTAAAAACTTCaacaaaatacatatatataacaATAAACCATTGTTTCCAAAGTGATGGAAAAAACAGTACATATATcaaagagtaaattgctaaaatcgatTATGAGGTTTGGGTATATTTGTCATTTTTCAtctaaaacaatttttttgtatAATATAGTCCTTTACTTTTGAcaatttttgccattttcatttaAATATCtgtaatttgttttattttttttctatcaaacatttggatgaaaatgataaaaaatcACAAATCTCAGGGAagattttggcaaaaaaaaaaaaaaaaagtcggacgtttggatgaaaatggcaaaaaaatccaaaaaataaaggactatatggtacaaaaagttgttttggatgaaaatgacaataatACCCAAAACTCAGACgaaaatagcaaaaaaaaaaatcccaaaaatctCAATTGTTTTCAAGCAACTCGTTtacagattttttttttatttttttattttttgaaactTGAACTTCATAAAAAAACGACACACTTGATCCCCAAGGCGGAGATCAAGCAGCCTGAAACCATTACATCATATCACATTTACACCACTGTTCCCAAGTACATGTTCTATTCCTATTTCTGTGCTTATACCACAGATAGCCGTAAGTCTTCACATCTGCAATAACCTCCGCAATTTTAGTCTTCTTGTCATTAAAAATACGATCATTCCGGGCCTTCCATATCCTCCAACATCCTATAATCATCAAACCTTGAACCATTTCCTTTGTCACTGAATTGAGCCGCATGTTCTTGTATATCTCCGTGAGGTCTTTTAAATTGCACACATATAAAACCGGAAACCATGAAGATATGTTCCGCTGTCTCATCGCTGTCGTCACAAAAAATGCAATTGTTATTCTCCACTTGAATATTTCTCTTGATCAAAGCAACTTTAGTCGGAAGTCTTTCGAGGAACGCTCTCCACATAAAAACGTTAGATTTAAGAGTAATCCATTTGCACCAATCAAATTGAGCCGCCATGACTGGAACATCCGTGGAAGTAATCCAAGCTTTAATATTTGCCACAGAAAACTCTGAACCGGTACCATGCCACAACCGTgaatctttcttttcagaaagCTTCACTGCCATAAGCATATTAAAACAATCCGTCAATTCTAAAGTTTCTTCTAAAGATGTCGGATCATGCTTCCATCTCCACCCAAACATACTAGCGCCTCCCACCTTCAAAAGTCGACCCGACACCTTACAATATTTTTCAAATTCGAGCCTGTAAAGATTCGGAAATCTCACTTTTAAAGGTTGCTCACAAATCCATGGGTCCATCCAAAATCTAATTGTTTTGTCATTCCCTACATCGGCTCTAATCAACGAGTTGAAACCAATGCCTTCCACTTTCTTTATTAGAGTTCTCCAACCTGTTTAAACCCAACCCACCTTTATTCTTTGCTACGACCACTTTATCCCACCCTACCCAATGCAACCTTTTCACCTCATCACTACCTCCCCACAAGAATCTCTTCATTTGCGCCTCCAACTCCTTAATTATTTTTTAGGAGCTTTATACAAAGAAAAATAGTAAGTTGGTAAGCTCTCTAATACCGACCTGATTAAAGTTAATCTTCCACCAATGGATAGAACATGTGCTTTCCATTTAGATAAATGTGACCGGAAAATCTCCTTAACCGGTTCCCAACTAAGGATTCGGTTCATGTTCACTACGACTTTAATGCCTAAATACACAAAAGGAATGTTATCCGCCTTACACCGCATACATGCCGCCATACTTTTTGTATCATCCGATCCAACCCCCATACCGTATAATATAGATTGATGAATATTAATACGAAGGCCCGAACATAAATAAAATATTCTTAACATTCTCTTCAGATTATTAAAGTTGAAAGTCGACCATTCCCCAAAAATCATAGCATCATCTGCATATAAAAATGATTTACCTCGGGACCACCATTCGGGAGACGAATACTATCAAAAGCCCTGATGTCGCTTGCTTTTTTGAATATGCTAGACAATGCCTCCATCACTATTACAAACAAGAATGGCGATAGAGGGTCACCTTGACGGATCCCTTTCTTGTAGTCGAACTCAAAAGTAGGAGCACCATTAACAAGCACCGACGACCTAGCTGAAGCCAATATACCTTCCACCCATAAACACCACCGCGCAGGAAACCCCAACCGACGAAGCATATCTATTAAAAACCCCAATGGACATTATCATACGCCTTCTCAAAGTctattttaaaaataaacatCTCCTTCCCTGCTTGTCTTGCCCATACCGTTATTTCATTAATCATCATCGGCCCATCCAAACTATATCTACCACTCAagaaagctgattgtgtttctgacgTGATACTCCCCACTACCTTTCTGAGCCTATTCGCCAAAACCTTAGAAATCACCTTACTTGTCACTCCTATGAGAGTTATTGGTCTATAATCTCCCATTCCCGAAGACTCCGAATTTTCAGGGATCAGAGTTATGAATGAAGATCCAACTCCCCGACTTATGGAACCAGTTTCATAAAACTCATTCATAATATTCATAAAATCAGCTGAAAATATGTTCCAAAAATTTTTTATGAACTTAAAATTAAAGCCGTCTGGGCTCGGTGCTTTGCCATCCCCACAACCAAACACCGCTTCCTTAAATTCGATTTCCGAATGAGACGCTAGCAGATCCACGTCGACTTCAGCTACCTTTTTAAGCCTTGACCCTGCAATGTTGGCCTACTAGCCATGTCCTCAACGTATTTCGTCTTAAAGAACCGATGTACTTCTTTCTTGACTTTAGATGCCTTTGTCTCCCAAATCCTATTGATTAAAAACCGGGTATACTGTTACTTGCCTTTCTTTTGTTAATGAGGCCATGAAAATATCTCGTGTTATTGTCCCCATCTGTTGCCCATTTACACCTAGATTTTTGCTGAAGATCTTTATACTTGAAATCTTCTATCTCTTTTATTCGTCTTCGACTCTCCTCCCAAACCCATTCTTCCTCCTCTATCAAATCCCTCTCTTCCCGAGTCACATCAAGAATCTCTACCTCGTTCGTTAAGACCATTTCCTCCCCTGATCCTTTTTTCTTCATATCCTCCTTCCATTCGGTAATACATTTACGAAACCATTTCAATTTTTGCAGCAAAATCAAATCCGATCTACCTCTGCCTATAAACTCTCTATTCGCCTTCAAAATAACATCTTCAAAACCGTCCCTTGCTAGCCAAGCATTGAAAAAACGAAATGGTTTTGGGCCGAAGTTACCTGAAAAACGTCTTCAGAACCACCGGTCAATGATCGGGTCTTCCTTTAGGCAATACTCTATACTCGGCATCTGACCATTTACAGAAAAACTCCCAGCATACCAGAAATCTGTACATGCGGCTTAATTTGTTACCATTGAAGGCGACCATTTACTGTCCATTGGGGTTTTTTAATAGATATGCTTCGTCAGTCAGTTGGGGTCTACATATTTATTAAGAATTTAAATGCCACACGATCAAATAGAGTTATAAATGCAACACCATTAAATCTTGAACGCGTACAAGAATTTTAAATCATAAATAACTAAAGAGCTAATGAGTATAGTACGAAGGACAAACCAATTCCATGTGTATTTGTGGAAGTTTCATCAACTGATTTTGCAAACAATCTATTCATAAAGACATACTGTTACTGTACTTATATCATATTGtaaagaaataaaaacaaaaattataacAACCTTTAAAACGGCGTACGATATATGTGAACAAAATTGAAGGTTAATGAACACTTTTTTTTACAGGAAATGATATATTCAATGTCATCATTGATGAAAAAGCCTAGGGACATTATAAGAATTTGAAAGATATGGACTACCTGAAGaatataaaaaataacaaattataaaTTATTATTCATATTTTGTGACTGACTGGAAAATAGTAAATGATATGCgccaaatgcaacatataaattgtatCAAATAAGGTATAAGTCATCACCACTTTGGTGGGGTGGACACGGGGCTATGCCTACCAGGCACGGGGCAGGTAGTCCATATGTATCAAATAAGGTATAAGCTCCCCGTGCCTTGTAGGCAAACTACTTCTTTCACACctaccaccactccaccaccactactaccatcatccaccacattcatctatcatccatccttagagtgtgtgtagtagtctcgggatccaagattgatagtaagactttttgtcaaacaaaggtcatgcttggctaatctcttatatcacttggtgaagacaggttatttatgtattacttttgatttccaagctttgGTAAACTTTTTAAttggtatgtattaatgactttaattactagtttttatattgaaagtgaactttatcctatcatttcttcatgttttgttgattcacttattcgtgtctttacggtctatataaagcgcgttaacttcctgaaagggggttagaagggtggtttagGTAAAGTTCctgcctcgttcagtgtatagatccaacgaggacttgattcaagcttattaggacttcctttgAGGCAGTTACCATCAAATCGGGGAAAGTAAGAACGGCTTGAATTCcctataaataaactactattaaaactttaaaccggccttgcggaactgtatccctgc
The sequence above is drawn from the Helianthus annuus cultivar XRQ/B chromosome 12, HanXRQr2.0-SUNRISE, whole genome shotgun sequence genome and encodes:
- the LOC110894687 gene encoding receptor protein kinase CLAVATA1-like produces the protein MTKPLLILLHVILFVSFTFTTANPDFDALMKLKASMVAPNSTALSDWQTGTSHCSFTGISCDENLRVTALTVSYVPMYGTIPPEIGILNKLVNLTLVSDNLTGELPLQMANLTSLKFVNISTNSFTGEFPGEIVAGMTDLEAFDVYNNNFTGELPVEFVKLKNLKVLYLGGNFFSGDIPESYSSFQSLKRLGLQGNSLSGTIPANLSRVSTLEYLWLGYYNAYTGGIPEQFGELKSLKLLDLSSCNLTGTIPASLGGLKMMHTLFLQWNNLSGEIPGELSGLISLMSLDLSNNNLSGGIPESFGELRNLTLISLFHNRLAGPLPSFIGDLPNLEVLHIWKNNFTLELPANLGGSGRLLMLDVTGNHLTGPIPKDLCKGGKLRMLVLMENYFFGPLPDQLGSCNSLTKIRITKNFINGTIPAGLFTLPNLTMLELDDNYLTGELPQTMSSHSLQSISISNNFLTGNIPSSFNNLTNLTTLTLQSNNLAGEIPPEIFRLKKLYKLNVSDNDLTGEIPAFSTCVQLTSLDFSRNKFSGDFPRAILNLFDLNILNLSRNQFIGEIPRKLGHMNSLTVLDLSYNRFSGKVPVDGQLKDFSDTIFAGNPNLCLPEASHCPVISRSGNENHTISTSRIMIMIIAIITIVTLLVLTFVKIKNKRIERSKMWKLTTFQRSDLKVEDVLECLKDENIIGKGGAGIVYRGSMANGVDVAIKRLIGRNHGFDAEIQTLGKIRHRNIVRLLGYVSNRDNKLLIYEYMSHGSLGEILHGSKGAYLGWDTRYKIAGEAAKGLCYLHYDCSPMILHRDVKSNNILLDSDYEAHVADFGLAKFLRDTGASECMSSIAGSYGYIAPEYAYTLKVDEKSDVYSFGVVLLELIAGKKPVGEFGDGVDIVRWVRETISEHSEPSDAAAVLAVLDSRLKGYTLTSVINLFKIAMICVEDESSARPTMREVVHMLTNPPQPKSQPCLLTP
- the LOC110892744 gene encoding uncharacterized protein LOC110892744; amino-acid sequence: MLRRLGFPARWCLWVEGILASARSSVLVNGAPTFEFDYKKGIRQGDPLSPFLFVIVMEALSSIFKKASDIRAFDSIRLPNGGPEELEAQMKRFLWGGSDEVKRLHWVGWDKVVVAKNKGGLGLNRLENSNKESGRLEFEKYCKVSGRLLKVGGASMFGWRWKHDPTSLEETLELTDCFNMLMAVKLSEKKDSRLWHGTGSEFSVANIKAWITSTDVPVMAAQFDWCKWITLKSNVFMWRAFLERLPTKVALIKRNIQVENNNCIFCDDSDETAEHIFMVSGFICVQFKRPHGDIQEHAAQFSDKGNGSRFDDYRMLEDMEGPE